Genomic window (Candidatus Polarisedimenticolaceae bacterium):
GTGCCGCCGCGTCGCGGAAACGCAGGAGAGTGTCGATCATGACGTTGCCGACGAAATGGACCTTCGTTTCGGGCGTCCCCTCCTGCGCGAGGTTTGCGAGGCCGCTCGGCTCGCTGACGAACAGGAGGTCGGAGAGCGCGTCGGTGACGATCCGGTTGAGCTCCTCCGGCATGGCGCGATCGCGGCTCCTGAGCCCCGCCTCGACGTGCGCGACCGGGATGCCGAGCTTCGACGCGACGAGCGCCGCGGCCACCGTGGAGTTGACGTCCCCGACGACGAGGACGAGCGCCGGGCGGCGGGAGACGAGCACCGGCTCGAGGCGGAGCATCACCTCCGCGGTCTGGGCCGCGTGCGTTCCCGAGCCGACCCCGAGCTTGATCTCCGGCTCGGGGATGCCGAGCTGCTCGAAGAACAGGTCCGACATCTGCCGGTCGTAGTGCTGGCCGGTGTGCACGATCGTTCCGGTGAGCGTCGCGCTCTTCGCGAGCGCCCGCGCGATCGGCGCCACCTTCATGAAGTTGGGCCGTGCTCCGGCGACGAGGACCACCTCACGGCGCGCCGTCATGCGGCCTCCGGACCGGCGTCGGCGCCGCCGTCGCTCGCGACGGCGGTGAGGATGCCGAGGGTGACCGCGAACTCGACCGCCACGGCGGGGATCTGCAGCCCGAACTCGAAGATCGCATGGAGCGCGATGGCGAAGACCGCGCTGACGCAGGCCGCGCTCGTCCACCTGAAGCCGGAGCGGTGCCGGACCGCGGGACGGAGGACGCGCCGCGTGAGGACGACGAGAGCCCAGAGGAGGAGGACGGCCCCCGCGAGTCCGGTCTCCGCGACGATCTGGAGGTAATCGTTGTGAGCCTGGTCGGTCTCGAGCCACTCGCCCGGGCGGTCGTAGATCGCGTAGACGTACCCGAACGTACCGAGCCCGCTTCCGGTCACCGGAAAGTCGCGGATGATGGTGAGCGTCCGTCCCCAGATGTCCCATCGCATCGCGAACGACGGATCGAGCGAGCCGGACTTGTACGGGCTCGGCTTCAGGGCGCGGCCCTCGCCGCCGGCCCAGCTCGCGACGCCGACCGCGAGCCCGAGACAGACCGCGAGGACGATCCCGACCACGAGCCAACCTTTGAGCCGCCGTGCGGCAAGAAGCGCGGCGAGGCCGACAGCGAACGCGAGGATGCCCGCACGCGACCCGGAGAGAACGAGGCCGATGGCGCCGAGAACGGCGCACCCGCCGAGGACGAGGAGGCGCGGAAACGCCCACGAGCGATCGACGACGGCCTTGCGGATCGAGCTCCGGCTGACCGTTCCCTCCGGTCCTCCGAGGAGGGCGAGGAGCAGCCCGAGCGCCACGAGCGTTCCGATCTCGACGAACGCGGCGAAGTGGTTCGGGTTGACGAACGGGCCGAGCACCTCTGCATCGAGCGGCGCCTCGCGGATCCAGAGGAGCCGCGTGGTCCCGGAGAGGCGTGCGAAGAGCGCGATCGCGCCGAGGGCTCCGGTCCACAGCGCGAGCCCCCAGAGGAGCCGGTAGCGCTCGACGGGATGGATCGCGAGCGTGGCGGCGCACGCAAGGGCGAGTCCTGCGGTGATCCAGGCGAGAACGGCGCGCCGCGTGGTCGTGGACGCGACCGAGAGCGCGTGCTCGCCGCTCCCGACGCCGGCAGGCACCGGCGCCGTCAGCGGCGCCGCGCCCGGGGCGGCGGTCGCGCCGCCGGCCTTCGCGCGCTCCTCGAGCAGAGCCGGCAGGCCGGACGGCCCACCTGAAGGAACGAGCGTGGGACGAAGCGACGCCCAGCGCGGCGACGCGAGGCGCGCCACGGCGTCGGGAATCGGGACGGTCTGCAGGAGCGCGAGAACGCACAGCGCCGCGAGCGGCAAGAGGAGGGCGCGCGCCGCGGCCGGCGGCCCGCTGGGTCTCCGGTCGAGGACGAGCGCGATCGCGACGACGATCAGCCCCAGCCGGAGCGCGGCCGACGCCCAGCCTTCGACGGAGCCGAAGGCGAGCGCCCCGAGACCGACGAGCGCGACGAGGAGCCCGGTCGCAAACCCGCGCAGGCTCACGCCAGGTCTCCGCGCCCGGCCTTGCGGACCGCGGCGACGACGGAGCGCATCGCCTCGCCGCCGTCCCGCGCCGCGACGAGGAGCGCATCCGGCGTATCGACGACGATGATGCCGGGGACCCCGACGAGCGCGACGAAGCGATCGCGGCCGATGACGACGCTGCCGTCGCTCGCGACCGCGACGTGCTGCGGGCGAAGCGGCGACGACGGCGGGATGAGGCGTGCGGCGGCTTCCCACGATCCCACGTCGTCCCAACCGGCCTCGAAGGCGACGACCATGACGCCGCGCGCACGCTCCATCACCGCGTAGTCGACGGAGACCGGCGTCAGCGCGCGCCACGCGCGGTGCTTGCCGTCGAGCGCCGTCTCGGCGGCCGTGCGCACACCCGGCGCACAGCGGTCGAGCTCGTCGAGGAAGCGGCCGGCCTTCCACACGAAGATTCCCGCGTTCCAGAGATGGCGGCCCGAGCGGAGGAACCGCCGCGCCTTCGCGAGCTGCGGCTTCTCGACGAACGCCTTCACCGGCGACGCGGTGCCCCGACGCACCGGCCCGCGTGTCTCGAGGTAGCCGAATCCGGTCGCCGGCCGCGTCGGCCTCACGCCCAGGCAGACCAGATCGTCTCGCGAGGCGGCCGCGGCCGCGACGCGGATCGCCCGGACGAAGGCGCGCGCATCGCCGATCACATGATCGGTGGGCAGCACCGCGACGATCGCCTCGGGGTCGAGACGGGCGACGGCGGCGCACGCCAGCGCGAGGGCGGGTGCCGTGTCGCGCGGCGCGGGCTCGACGACGATGCGGTCGCGCCGGAGCGCGGGCAGGTCGCGACGCACCGCGGTGCTCAGCGATGCCGGCGCCACGACCCAGATCCGTGAGGCCGGGGCGAGCGCGCGGGCGCGATCCCACGTCGCCCGCAGCAGCGAGCGATCACCGAGAAGGTGGAGGAACTGTTTCGGCCGGCCGGCTCGGCTGAGCGGCCAGAATCGTGTGCCGCTGCCGCCCGCGAGAAGGACCACGTTGAGATCGGGGCGCGGACGTCGCGTCACGAAGCGTCCCACGTCAAGCGCAGCCCCTCGTGGACGGACACGGTCGGCCGGTAACCGAGCGCCTGCTCCGCCTTTCCGATCGCGGCGAGCGAGTGCTTGATGTCGCCCTGACGCTCCGGCGCGTAGACCGGCCGGACCTCCCGGCCCCCGAATTCGGCCACGATCGCCACGAGCTCGTTCAAGCTGATGCGCTCCCCGCAGGCGATGTTGTAGGCCGCTCCGAGCGCCGATTCCGGCGCGGCGCAGGCCTTGAGGTTCGCCTGGACGATGTTCGCGATGTGGCTGAAGTCGCGCGTCTGTTCACCGTCGCCGTAGATCGTGGGAGCGCTCCCCGCGCGGATGGACGCCATGAACCTCGGAATCACCGCGGAGTACTCGCTGCCCGGATCCTGCCGCGGGCCGAACACGTTGAAGTACCTGAGGGCCACCGTCGGAACCCCGTAGAGCCGATGGAACAGGCCCAGGTAGGTTTCGCCGGCGAGCTTCTGCAAGCCGTAGGGCGAGATCGGCGCCGGCGCCATCGTCTCGACCTTGGGCAACGTTTCGCTGTCGCCGTAGAGCGACGACGACGACGCCATGACGACACGCTTCACCTTCGCGTCGCGCGCCGCCAGCAGCACGTTCAAGGTTCCCGTGACGTTGACCTCGTTCGACGAGATCGGATCCTGGATCGACCGCTGCACCGAAGGGATCGCCGCCTGGTGAAGCACGTAGTCGGCGCCCTCGACGGCGCGCCGGCAGAGCGCGAGGTCGCGAATGTCGCCCTCGATGAGCGTGTAAGTGGTTCGGCCCGCCGCCGCCCAAGCGGGCGCGTCGGCGAGGTTGACGCGACGGCCGGTCTCGAAGTTGTCGAGCACGCGGACCGCATCGCCCCCTTTCAGGATCGTCTCCGCGAGATTCGAGCCGATGAACCCGCCGCCGCCCGTCACGACGAACGTGGCCATCACGCCCTCCCGACGCAGGTGTAGGTGAACCCCTTCGTCCGCATCGTCTCGGGCTCGTAAACGTTCCGGAGGTCGACGACGACCGGCGCTTTCATCGCGCCCTTCAGGCGGTCGGTGTCGAGGGCCCGGAACTGATTCCACTCGGTCGCGACGACGAGGAGGTCGGCGCCTTCCGCGGCCTCGTACTCGTCCTTCGCGTAGACGACGCCCCGGCGCTCGGTCTCGGCGGCGATGGCCATCGCGACCGGGTCGAAGGCCTTGACCTTGGCGCCTTCGGCGAGGAGCGCGTCCAGGACGGCGATCGCCGGCGACTCGCGGAGGTCGTCGGTGTTCGGCTTGAACGTGAGCCCCAGGAGCGCGACGGTCTTCCCCGCGAGCGAGCCCGAGGCCGCGACGCGGATCTTCTCGAGCGCGGTCGGGATCCGTCCCGCGTTCACCTCGACGACGGCGGAGACGATCTTGAGCGGGACGCCGGCTTCCCGGGCGACCTCGAGGATCGCGCGCGTGTCCTTCGGGAAGCACGAGCCGCCGTAGCCGGGACCCGGGTGCAGGAACTTGTTCCCGATCCGATGGTCGAGCCCCATGCCCTTCGCGACGGCGTGCACGTCCGCGCCGAGCTTCTCGCAGAGGTCGGCCATCTCGTTGATGAACGAGATCTTCGTCGCGAGGAAGGCGTTCGACGCGTACTTGATGACCTCGGCCGTCACGACGTCGGTGATGACGATCGGCGTCTCGATGAGGTAGAGCGGGCGGTAGAGGTCGCGCAGGATCGCGGCGGCCATCTCGTCCTCGCACCCGATCACGATCCGGTTCGGGCGGAGGCAATCCTCGATCGCCGATCCTTCGCGGAGGAACTCGGGGTTCGACGCGACGCTGAACGCGTGGCTCGCCTTGCGGTGCTTCTCGATGATCTCGCGGATCATCTTGCCGGTGCCTGCGGGGACGGTGCTCTTGGTGACGACGACCTTGTACGAGTTCAGGTTCTCGGCGACGGCCTGCGCGACCTCGCGGACGAACGAGAGATCCGCGCTGCCGTCGTTCCCCTGCGGCGTCCCGACGGCGATCACGACGACGAGCGACCTCTCGACGGCGCTGGCGAGATCGGTCGTGAAGACGAGCCGGCCGGCCTTGACGTTCCGCTCGACGAGCGCCTCGAGACCCGGCTCGTAGATCGGCATCTCTCCGCGCTCGAGCATCGCGATCTTCTCGGCGTTCTTGTCGACGCAGGTGACGTGCGTCCCGAACTCGGAGAAGCACGCGCCGGTCACGAGGCCGACGTATCCGGTGCCGACCACGGTGATGTTCAACGCCGCACCCCGGCCGCGGGACGCGCGGCGCGGAACCACGAGAGGAACCGGGACATGCCGTCGTCGAACGTCACGCGCGGCTGCCAGTCGAGATCGCGCCGCACCGCGCCGATGTCCGCCCACGTGCGGAGGACGTCGCCGGGCTGCATCGGCAGCCGGCGGATCCTGGGCGCGACGTCGAGGCCGCGTGCGATCCGCTCGACGAGCTCGTTCAGCAGGATGGGGCTCGATCCGCCGAGGTTCCAGACGTGAAAGCCGCGCGTCCGCTCGATCGCGCGGACGATCCCTTCGACGATGTCGTCGACGTAGGTGTAGTCGCGCCCGGAACTGCCGTCGCCGAAGACGGGGACCTCCTCGCCGCGGCTCATGAGGTCCGCGAACTTCCGGATCGCGAGGTCGGGCCGCTGCCGCGGGCCGTAGACGGTGAAGAAGCGTAGGCACGCGACCTCCATCCCGTGGAGGTGATGGAAGGTGTACGCGAGCAGCTCGCCGCCGCGTTTCGTCGCCGCGTACGGGGAGATCGGATCGTCGACCGGGTCGCCCTCAGAAAAGGGCACCTTCGCGTTGTTCCCGTATACCGACGACGACGAGCCGAAGAGGAAGCGCCGGACGCCGTGCCGCCTGGCCGCCTCGAGCAGCACGGCCGTGCCCGTGAGGTTCACCGAGGCGTAGTCGACCGGATCGGCGATCGAGGGGCGCACCCCCGCGCGAGCGGCGAGATGCACGACGGCCTCGATCGTTCCCGCGAACGCCGCTCGGACCGCGGCCTCGTCGCGGATGTCGCCGCGAACGAGACGGCAGCCCGGATGTGCCGTGGCGCGCGCGAGATTCTGCTCCTTCTCGGCCGGATCGTAGAAATCGTGGAACGCGTCGAGGACCACCACCTCGCGGTCGTCCGCGAGGAGGCGCTCGACGAGATGCGATCCGATGAAGCCCGCCCCGCCGGTGACGAGGATCGGCATCAGAGCTTTTCGATCTTCGCGCGGCCCGAGGTGACCGCGCGGGTCGCGTTCCTGGTATCCAGCACGCGCTTCGCGCTCTTGACGATCGAGGCGTAGTCGTAGACCGAGTGGTCGGTCACGATGACGACCAGGTCGGCGGCCGCCAGGTTCTTCGGCGTGAGCTCCACGCCCTTCTCGATGCGGCCGTCCTCGCCTCGGAACGAGTTCGAGTACGGATCGTGGAAGGAGACGTTCGCGCCTTCCTCTTGGAGGAGGCGGATCACGTCGAGCGCCGGCGATTCCCGGACGTCGCCGGTGTCCTTTTTGTAGGCGACACCGAGGACGAAGATTTTCGACCCCTTCACGGACTTCTTGACGCGGTTCAGGATCGCCGCCGTGCGGCGCACGACGACCTCGGGCATGTGTCCGTTGATCTCGGACGCCAGCTCGATGAAGCGGGCGGAGTAGTTGAGCGTCTTGAGCTTCCAGGCGAGGTAGTGCGGGTCGAGCGGGATGCAGTGGCCGCCGATCCCCGGGCCGGGGTAGAACCGCATGAAGCCGAACGGCTTCGTCGCGGCTCCGTCGATGACCTCCCAGACGTCGAGGCCGAGCTTCTCGCACATGAGCGCGATCTCGTTGACGAGGCCGATGTTCACCGCGCGGAAGGTGTTCTCGAGGAGCTTGATCATCTCGGCCGCCTGGGTCGAGCTGACCGGATGCACGTGCTCGATCGCCTGGCCGTAGAGGAGCGCGGCGGCCTTCGTGCACGCCGGCGTGACGCCGCCCACGACCTTGGGGGTGTTCTTCGTTTGATACACGGGGTTGCCGGGATCGACGCGCTCGGGCGAGAAGGCGACGAAGACGTCCCGGCCGACCTCGAGACCTCCCGCCGTCAGCTCCGGCAAGAGGACCTCCTCGGTCGTGCCCGGGTACGTGGTCGACTCGAGAATGATGAGCTGGCCGGCACGCACCTGGGGCGCGATCGCCGTGAGCGCCGAGACGATGTAGGAGATGTCCGGGTCCTTCGTCTTGCGGAGAGGGGTCGGAACCGCGATCAGGATGGCGTCGAGCTTGTCGCACCCCTTGTAGTTCGACTGCGCGCGGATGAGCTTCTTCGCGACGAGGGGCCTCAGCGTCGCGGTCGAGACGTCCTCGATGTGCGACGTGCCGGCGTTGACCGTCTTCACCTTCCGTTCGTCGATGTCGATCCCGACGACGCGGAAGCCGGCCTGGGCGAACTCGACGGCGAGCGGCAGGCCGACGTACCCGAGCCCGACGATCCCAAGCTGGGCGCTGCGGTCGACGATCCGGCGCGTGAGCGCGGAGAGGTGGTCGTTCGGGGCCATGGGGAGTTCTCCTCGTGTGGAGTGCGGGCGGCGACAATATAGAAGATGAAGAGCGGCGCGCCAACGCGCCTATTTGGGCTCCTGGGGTTTCTCCGCGGGAGCCGCCGGCGGCGTCGTCGACTCCGTCTCGATTCCCTTCTTCTGATAGTGCCGGAGCATCCAGCGCGCGAACTTGCTGTCGTTGACGCCGGCGATGACGTCCTCGGCGCTGTCGTAGAGGGTGCGATCGGTGATGAGCGCGCCGAGCGTGCCCTGCCCGGCGTCGATCTTCTTCATGATCGAGGACAGATGGTCGAGCGTCTCCTGGAGGCGCGCCGCGACTTGGTTGCCGTAGGCGTCGTCGTTCAGGAGCTTGCCCACGACCCCGTCCTTGGATTCGAGGCGCGCGGCGGTGCGCTTCATCGAGGCGGCGGCCTCCCTGAGGTCGGCGATCGCGAGCTCCGCGTCGCCCCCCTTCTTCGTGATCGATCCGAGGGCGCCCTCGCCCCGAACCGTCTGGTCGAGGATCGTCGAGAGATCCTTGACCGCGTTCCCGAGATCGTCGAGGCGTGTCGCGAGCGGGCGATCGGTCAGGAGCCGGCCGACAGTCCCCTCGCCGTTCTTCATCTTGGTCGTGAGGTCCTCGATGTTCGAGAGCGTGACCTCGATCTTCCGCATCCCCTCCTTGCCGAAGTCCGGGTTCTGGATCACCTGGCCCAGCAGCCCCTCGCCGCGCTGGAGCGGCTCCAGGATCTGCTTGAGGGAGATCGTGATCGCGTTGAGGTTGTCCGCGATGTCCTCCCCTTGCTCGAAGATCCTGCTGCCGGGGGCGGTCGGAAGGAGGTCGCCGGGAGGGATCGCCGGCTGGTTCGGGTCGCCGGGGGTGAGCTCCACGTACTTCTCGCCGGAGAGGTACTGGAGGAACCTGAGCGAGGCCTCCGACCCCTGACGCACGCGCGAGGCGTAGACGCGGCGGACGCTCAAGGAGACCTCGACCCCGGCGGCGCCGGGGTCGGTCGGGAGCTTCAGCTCCGTGACCGTGCCGATGTGGACGCCGCCCATCTTGACCGGCGAGCCCTGGAGCAACCCGTCGGTGTCCGGGAAGACCGCACGGTAGGTCGCCTGCCGTGAGAAGAGGCGCGATTCGCCGCCGACGGCGAGGACGCCGGCCGCGAAGACGATGAGCGCGAGCGCCACGAACGTTCCCACCGTGGCCTCGCGGGAGCCGACCCTAGGCATATCCCCCTCCCTGCAGGAAGTTCTGAAGGAGCGGCACCGGGGCGTGACGCGCCTCCTCCGTCGTCCCGTGGAACAGGATGCGCCCCTCATGGAGGAATGCGATCCGGTCGCCGACGGTGAACGCCGAGTGAATGTCGTGGGTGACGACGATCGAGGTCACCCCGAGCCGCTTCTGGAGGCTGCGGATGAGGTGGTTGATCGTGTTCGCCGTGATCGGATCGAGGCCGGTCGTCGGCTCGTCGTAGAGGATCGCCGCGGGGGCGAGCGCGATCGCGCGCGCCAGGGCGACGCGCTTGCGCATGCCCCCCGACAGGCTCGCTGGCATGAGGTCGAGGACGTCGCCCAGCTCCACCAGACCGAGGACCTCCTCGACGCGGGCGAGGATGCGCGCGTCGTCCCAGTCCGTGTGCTCGACGAGCGCGAAGGCGACGTTCTCGAACACGGTCATCGAATCGAAGAGGGCCCCCGACTGGAAGAGCATCCCGACCTTCTTCCGTGTCTCGAGCAGCCCGTCCTCCCCCAAGTGCGAGATCTCGACGCCGTCGACCCAGACCTCGCCGGAGTCGGGCTGCATCAGGCCGACCGCGTGACGCAGGAGGACCGACTTCCCGGATCCGCTGCCGCCGAGCACCACGACCGTTTCGCCCCTCTCGACGACGAGATCGACGCCTCGTAGAACGCGGTTCTGATCGAACGCCTTCTCGATGCGGACGAAGCGGAGGAAACCGTCGGGCATCGCCATCTCGCTCACACCGCCAGGAAGATCTTCGTGAGGAAGAAATCCGACACGATGATCGAGATCGAGGCGGAGACGACGGTGTTCGTCGTCGCCTTGCCGACGCCGTCCGCGCCGCCGGTCGCGTTCAAGCCGTTGTGGCACGCGATGATCCCGATGAAGAACGCGAAGAAGAAGGTCTTGCAAACGCCGCTCATGACGTCTTGCATCGTGAGCGCGAGGAGCACGTGATTGATGAAGTAGGCGCGACTCTGGCCGGCCTCGCTGACCGCCATCGTCATCCCGCCGAAGAGGCCGACGACGTCGGCGAGGACGGTCAGCAGCGGAAGGGCGACGATGAGCGCGCCGACGCGGGGAACCACCAGTTTCTTGACCGGGCTCGCCGCGAGGACGCGGAGGGCGTCGACCTGCTCGGTGACGGTCATCGAGCCGATCTCCGCCGTGATGCCGGCGCCGACCCGGCCCGCGACCATGAGGGCCGTCAGGACCGGCCCCAGCTCGCGGACGATCGAGAGGCCGAGCAGGTTGCCCATGAACGACTGGCCGCCGTAGGAGGCGAGCGCGTAGGCGGTCTGGACGGCGAGGACCATCCCGGTGAAAAGGAGCGTCACATTCGCGATCGTCAGCGAGTGGACGCCGAGCTTCTCGATCTGCTCGAGCCAGAGCGACCCCTCGAACGGTCGCCGCCATCCCTGCCGGATCGTCTGTCCCGAGAGGATCGCGAGCCCCCCCAGCTCGGCAATCCAGGCTTTCAGGAGAGCCATCATCGTCGGGCGGAAGGATAGGTGCCGTGTCTATTTGGGTCAAGATATAGCAATTTCAAGCACTTAAGCGGTGCTCGCGCCACCACGCGGCCGCGGTGGCGACGGCGAGGACGAGATCGGCGATGCCGAGGATCAAAAACGCGCGAGGATGCCCGGTGGCCCAGGCGCGGGTCAGAAGGGCGCAGCCGAAGAGGCGACCCGCCGCGGAGACCGGGGCGACGGCCGGGTAGCGGCCGGGGGCTCGGGAGGCCGCCGCGTAGATTCCCGCGAGGATGAGCAGGAGCACGCCGACGAGGTCGAGATAGATCGGATCCGGTGGCAATTCGATGCCCAGGAGAGAAGCGGAGAGCCCCGGAACGGCCAGAATCGCGACGGCGAAGAGCGCGTCGAAAGCCGCTCCCGCCAGGAGCGCACGCGAAAGTGGCGTCGGCACGGTCCGCAGTCTAATGCGTATACTCCCGCGGCCCATGCTCCGCGGACTCCTCACGCTCGCCACGTTCGCCGTCTCGACGACCATCCTCGGCGTGATCGCGATCGCCGCAGGTCTCGCGACCGGAAAGCGCGAGATCGTCTTCCGGCTCGGGCGATTCTGGTCGCGCCTGCACCTCTCGGCGATGGGGATCCACCCGCAGTACGAAGGGCTCGATCACGCTTCCGGAACGGCACCGAGGGTCTTTCTCGCCAATCACTTTTCCACGCTCGACATCTGGGTGCTCGTCCCGGCGCTGCCCGACACCACGCGCTTCGTCGCGAAGAAGTCCATCTTCTGGATCCCGGTCCTCGGCCAGGCGATGCGGGTCGCGGGATTCATCCCGATCGACCGTGCGGATCGCACTCGGGCCATCCGCAGCCTCGGGCGAGCCGGAGCGCGCATCGCGAGCGGCGAGTCGGTGATCCTCTTCCCGGAGGGCACCCGCAGCCGCGACGGCAAGCTCGGGCGGTTCAAACGCGGCTCCTTCCATCTCGCCCTCGAGACCGGCGTGCCGATCGTCCCCGTCGCCATCTCGGGAACGGGACGAGTCGTCGCGCCCCGCTCGATCGTCGTCCGTCCCGGGCCGGTCCGGGTGACGTTCCTGCCTCCCATCGACACGAGCGCGTACACGACGGACACCTTGGACGAGCTCCTCGAGCGGACGCGCGACGCGATCTCGCGGCATCTCGACGCGGACGAGCGTGGGACGGACGAGGCCCCGATGTCCGCACCGGTCAGGCGCGCTCGCGCCTGGTGACGCCTTATCATGGCGTCGATGCGGGCGAGGATCACGGCGGCCCTGGACGAGCATCGCCGCACGGCCGAAGCGATGGCCACGGCGCTCGCGGCGGACATCGAGACCGTTGCCTCGGCGATCATCGCGTCCTACCGCCGCGGCGGAAAGCTGCTCGTCATGGGCAACGGTGGGAGCGCGGCCGACGCGCAGCACTTCGCCGCGGAGCTCGTCGGACGCTACCGCCGCGAGCGGCGCGCGCTTCCCGCGCTCGCGCTGACCGTCGATCCGTCGGCCGTCACGTCGATCGCGAACGACTACGGCTACGACGAGGTCTTCGCCCGGCAGGTGCGGGCCCACGCGCGCGCCGGCGACGTCGCCGTCGGCATCTCCACGAGCGGCAACTCCGAGAACGTCTGCCGCGGCCTGCAAGCAGCCCGCGCGGCCGGTGCGGTGACCGTGGTCCTCGGCGGCGGCGAGGGCGGGCGGATGCGGGCGCTCGCCGACCACGCGATCCTGGCGCCGACCGAATCGACGCCGCGCATCCAGGAATGCCACATCGCGATCATCCACGTCCTCTGCGACCTCGTGGAAGAGGAGCTCGCGCATGACGCCTGAGCGGGTGCGCGCGCTCCTCGCGGCGATGTCCGGCCGCCGGATCCTCGTCGTCGGCGACCTCATGCTCGACGAGTACGTGTGGGGCGATGTGTCGCGCGTCTCCCCCGACGCGCCGGTCCAGGTCGTCGACATCCGCCGCCGCTCCTCCGCGATCGGAGGCGCGGGAAACGTCGCCCACAACCTGAGGGCTGCGGGTGCGGTGGTCTCGCTCGCCGGGGCCGTCGGCGCGGACGGCGCGGGCGACGCCGTCGTCCGGATGGCGCGCGACGCCGGAATCGAGGCTGGAGGCGTCGTCCGCGACGCCGAGCGCCCCACGACCGTCAAGACGCGCGTCATCGCGCGCGGCCAGCAGATCGTGCGCCTCGACGAGGAGCGCCGGGCGCCGCTCGGGGCGGCCGCCCGCTCCTCGCTCGCGGCGGCGGTGCGGCGCGCGGCGAAAGGCGTCGATGCCGTGCTCGTCTCCGACTATGCCAAGGGCGTCGTCGACGCCGCGCTCGTCGCCGAGCTCGCGGCGACCGGCGCGCCGGTCGTCGTCGACCCGAAGGTCCCCGATTTCTCGGCGTACGCCGGCTGCCGCGCGATCACGCCGAACCGCAAGGAGGCGGAGGCGGCGACCGGGCTTACGCTCGCGAGCGAGGCCGATGTCCGGGAGGCCGCGCGCCGGATTCGTGCCGCGACCGGTGCCCAGCACGTGCTCGTCACGCTCGGCGAGCGCGGGATGGCGGTCGTGAGCGGGGACGAGGAGCTCGTGGTCGTCCCGGCGTCCGCGCGGGAGGTCTACGACGTGACCGGTGCCGGGGACACGGTCCTCGCCTACTTCGGTCTCGCGCTCGCCTCGGGGGCGGCGGCGGTCGATGCGGCGCGCCTGGCGAACACCGCGGCCGGCGTCGCCGTGGCGCGCGTCGGAACGAGCGCGGTGAATCCCGC
Coding sequences:
- a CDS encoding MlaD family protein, producing MPRVGSREATVGTFVALALIVFAAGVLAVGGESRLFSRQATYRAVFPDTDGLLQGSPVKMGGVHIGTVTELKLPTDPGAAGVEVSLSVRRVYASRVRQGSEASLRFLQYLSGEKYVELTPGDPNQPAIPPGDLLPTAPGSRIFEQGEDIADNLNAITISLKQILEPLQRGEGLLGQVIQNPDFGKEGMRKIEVTLSNIEDLTTKMKNGEGTVGRLLTDRPLATRLDDLGNAVKDLSTILDQTVRGEGALGSITKKGGDAELAIADLREAAASMKRTAARLESKDGVVGKLLNDDAYGNQVAARLQETLDHLSSIMKKIDAGQGTLGALITDRTLYDSAEDVIAGVNDSKFARWMLRHYQKKGIETESTTPPAAPAEKPQEPK
- a CDS encoding D-sedoheptulose 7-phosphate isomerase, with the translated sequence MRARITAALDEHRRTAEAMATALAADIETVASAIIASYRRGGKLLVMGNGGSAADAQHFAAELVGRYRRERRALPALALTVDPSAVTSIANDYGYDEVFARQVRAHARAGDVAVGISTSGNSENVCRGLQAARAAGAVTVVLGGGEGGRMRALADHAILAPTESTPRIQECHIAIIHVLCDLVEEELAHDA
- the rfaE2 gene encoding D-glycero-beta-D-manno-heptose 1-phosphate adenylyltransferase — encoded protein: MTPERVRALLAAMSGRRILVVGDLMLDEYVWGDVSRVSPDAPVQVVDIRRRSSAIGGAGNVAHNLRAAGAVVSLAGAVGADGAGDAVVRMARDAGIEAGGVVRDAERPTTVKTRVIARGQQIVRLDEERRAPLGAAARSSLAAAVRRAAKGVDAVLVSDYAKGVVDAALVAELAATGAPVVVDPKVPDFSAYAGCRAITPNRKEAEAATGLTLASEADVREAARRIRAATGAQHVLVTLGERGMAVVSGDEELVVVPASAREVYDVTGAGDTVLAYFGLALASGAAAVDAARLANTAAGVAVARVGTSAVNPADVVAAIEGGSGAGVKAVGPQEALARVERERSLGRRIVFTNGCFDLLHAGHVHLLERARALGDFLVVGLNSDASVRRLKGPERPVVGEGDRVKVLAALDAVGLVTVFDEDTPLELIRRLRPDVLAKGGDYEVATIIGAPDVLSWGGRVETIALMPGRSTTSLVDALKKSDV
- a CDS encoding ABC transporter permease → MMALLKAWIAELGGLAILSGQTIRQGWRRPFEGSLWLEQIEKLGVHSLTIANVTLLFTGMVLAVQTAYALASYGGQSFMGNLLGLSIVRELGPVLTALMVAGRVGAGITAEIGSMTVTEQVDALRVLAASPVKKLVVPRVGALIVALPLLTVLADVVGLFGGMTMAVSEAGQSRAYFINHVLLALTMQDVMSGVCKTFFFAFFIGIIACHNGLNATGGADGVGKATTNTVVSASISIIVSDFFLTKIFLAV
- a CDS encoding lysophospholipid acyltransferase family protein gives rise to the protein MLRGLLTLATFAVSTTILGVIAIAAGLATGKREIVFRLGRFWSRLHLSAMGIHPQYEGLDHASGTAPRVFLANHFSTLDIWVLVPALPDTTRFVAKKSIFWIPVLGQAMRVAGFIPIDRADRTRAIRSLGRAGARIASGESVILFPEGTRSRDGKLGRFKRGSFHLALETGVPIVPVAISGTGRVVAPRSIVVRPGPVRVTFLPPIDTSAYTTDTLDELLERTRDAISRHLDADERGTDEAPMSAPVRRARAW
- a CDS encoding nucleotide sugar dehydrogenase, whose amino-acid sequence is MAPNDHLSALTRRIVDRSAQLGIVGLGYVGLPLAVEFAQAGFRVVGIDIDERKVKTVNAGTSHIEDVSTATLRPLVAKKLIRAQSNYKGCDKLDAILIAVPTPLRKTKDPDISYIVSALTAIAPQVRAGQLIILESTTYPGTTEEVLLPELTAGGLEVGRDVFVAFSPERVDPGNPVYQTKNTPKVVGGVTPACTKAAALLYGQAIEHVHPVSSTQAAEMIKLLENTFRAVNIGLVNEIALMCEKLGLDVWEVIDGAATKPFGFMRFYPGPGIGGHCIPLDPHYLAWKLKTLNYSARFIELASEINGHMPEVVVRRTAAILNRVKKSVKGSKIFVLGVAYKKDTGDVRESPALDVIRLLQEEGANVSFHDPYSNSFRGEDGRIEKGVELTPKNLAAADLVVIVTDHSVYDYASIVKSAKRVLDTRNATRAVTSGRAKIEKL
- a CDS encoding ATP-binding cassette domain-containing protein, with amino-acid sequence MAMPDGFLRFVRIEKAFDQNRVLRGVDLVVERGETVVVLGGSGSGKSVLLRHAVGLMQPDSGEVWVDGVEISHLGEDGLLETRKKVGMLFQSGALFDSMTVFENVAFALVEHTDWDDARILARVEEVLGLVELGDVLDLMPASLSGGMRKRVALARAIALAPAAILYDEPTTGLDPITANTINHLIRSLQKRLGVTSIVVTHDIHSAFTVGDRIAFLHEGRILFHGTTEEARHAPVPLLQNFLQGGGYA